Proteins co-encoded in one Streptomyces sp. JH34 genomic window:
- a CDS encoding DUF485 domain-containing protein has product MVTEAPPPQSPEDGSPVQPTTEAFLEAQNSAEFAELRRSHRSFAFPLTVGFIAWYLLYVLLSSYADDFMSKIVFANFNVAFVFGLAQFATTFLIAWFYSRHATSKLDPQAAAIKSRLEADA; this is encoded by the coding sequence GTGGTCACCGAAGCACCGCCGCCCCAGAGCCCCGAGGACGGCAGCCCCGTCCAGCCCACGACCGAGGCGTTCCTCGAGGCGCAGAACAGCGCGGAGTTCGCGGAGCTGCGCCGCTCCCACCGTTCCTTCGCCTTTCCGCTGACCGTCGGATTCATCGCCTGGTACCTGCTGTACGTGCTGCTGTCCAGCTATGCCGACGACTTCATGAGCAAGATCGTCTTTGCGAACTTCAACGTCGCCTTCGTGTTCGGCCTCGCCCAGTTCGCCACCACGTTCCTCATCGCCTGGTTCTACTCGCGCCACGCCACGAGCAAGCTCGACCCGCAGGCGGCAGCCATCAAGTCCCGTCTGGAGGCCGACGCATGA
- a CDS encoding S8 family serine peptidase, with protein sequence MAHLASRRTRVLTLPVGLALTASLGFLPTGTAAAAPADEPAATVRHDGPQLSYVVNTRAGHGTVKQVRKAISAAGGTVVTSYDKIGVIVVHSQNPDFGATIRKAKGVQSAGATRTSPITPAATKDIGVEQPLTAAQAQAASADAVAGQDPLEPLQWDLPAIKADQAHKKSLGSSKVTVAVIDTGVDDTHPDLAPNFDRDASVNCVSGAPDTTDGAWRPAAGESDHGTHVAGTIAAAKNGTGITGVAPGVKVSGIKVSTPAGYFYTEAVVCGFVWAAEHGVDVTNSSYYTDPWLFNCKNDPDQGALVEAVTRATRYAEGKGVVNVAAAGNSDHDLALDAIEDSTSPNDSTTVTRTVDPSACPDIPTMLPGVVTVSATGAKNLKSSYSNYGLGVIDVAAPGGDSTRYQAPEAPADNGLILSTLPGGRFGYKAGTSMASPHVAGVAALVKSTHPHASPAVVKALLTLQADATACGAPYDIDGDGTVDAVCEGGKRYNGFYGAGIVDALDAVRK encoded by the coding sequence ATGGCGCATCTGGCATCCAGACGGACCCGCGTACTCACGCTGCCCGTCGGACTCGCGCTCACGGCCTCGCTGGGCTTCCTCCCGACGGGGACCGCGGCCGCGGCACCCGCGGACGAGCCTGCGGCGACGGTTCGTCACGACGGCCCCCAGCTGTCGTACGTCGTGAACACGCGGGCGGGTCACGGCACGGTCAAGCAGGTGCGGAAGGCGATATCCGCGGCCGGCGGAACCGTCGTGACGTCGTACGACAAGATAGGCGTCATCGTCGTCCACTCGCAGAACCCGGACTTCGGTGCGACGATCCGCAAGGCCAAGGGCGTCCAGTCGGCGGGGGCCACGCGCACCAGCCCCATCACCCCGGCGGCGACGAAGGACATCGGGGTCGAGCAGCCCCTCACCGCCGCGCAGGCGCAGGCGGCGTCGGCGGACGCGGTGGCGGGCCAGGACCCGCTCGAACCCCTGCAGTGGGACCTCCCGGCCATCAAGGCGGACCAGGCGCACAAGAAGTCGCTGGGCAGCAGCAAGGTCACCGTCGCCGTCATCGACACGGGCGTGGACGACACCCACCCGGACCTGGCGCCGAACTTCGACCGCGACGCCTCGGTGAACTGCGTCTCCGGCGCCCCGGACACCACGGACGGCGCCTGGCGTCCCGCGGCCGGCGAGAGCGACCACGGCACGCACGTCGCGGGCACCATAGCCGCGGCGAAGAACGGCACCGGGATCACCGGCGTCGCGCCCGGCGTGAAGGTCTCCGGCATCAAGGTGTCCACGCCGGCCGGCTACTTCTACACCGAGGCCGTCGTCTGCGGCTTCGTCTGGGCCGCCGAGCACGGCGTCGACGTGACGAACAGCAGCTACTACACCGACCCGTGGCTGTTCAACTGCAAGAACGACCCGGACCAGGGCGCCCTGGTCGAGGCGGTCACCCGCGCCACCCGCTACGCGGAGGGCAAGGGCGTCGTGAACGTCGCCGCGGCCGGCAACTCCGACCACGACCTGGCCCTCGACGCCATCGAGGACTCGACGAGCCCCAACGACTCGACGACGGTCACCCGCACGGTCGACCCGAGTGCCTGCCCCGACATCCCGACCATGCTGCCGGGCGTCGTGACGGTCTCCGCGACCGGTGCGAAGAACCTCAAGTCCTCCTACTCGAACTACGGGCTCGGCGTCATCGACGTCGCCGCCCCGGGCGGCGACTCGACGCGCTACCAGGCGCCCGAGGCGCCCGCCGACAACGGTCTGATCCTCTCGACGCTGCCCGGTGGCCGCTTCGGCTACAAGGCCGGTACCTCGATGGCGTCGCCGCACGTCGCGGGTGTCGCGGCCCTGGTCAAGTCGACCCACCCGCACGCCTCACCGGCCGTGGTGAAGGCGCTGCTGACGCTCCAGGCGGACGCCACCGCGTGCGGCGCGCCGTACGACATCGACGGTGACGGCACCGTCGACGCCGTCTGCGAGGGCGGCAAGCGGTACAACGGCTTCTACGGGGCCGGAATCGTGGACGCACTGGACGCGGTCCGCAAGTAG
- a CDS encoding cation acetate symporter, with protein MSAAYASHPVIQLAASSSTAEHRPLIITLFAVFVAATLGITVWAGRQTKSASDFYAGGRQFTAFQNGLAVSGDYMSAASFLGIAGAIALFGYDGFLYSIGFLVAWLVALLLVAEPLRNSGRYTMGDVLAYRMRQRPVRTAAGVSTIVVSIFYLLAQMAGAGVLVSLLLGITSDAGKVLIVALVGVLMIVYVTIGGMKGTTWVQMVKAVLLIAGALLMTLMVLWKFDFNVSDLLGTAAEKSGHGAAFLEPGLKYGATDVSKLDFISLGIALVLGTAGLPHILIRFYTVPTAKAARKSVNWAIGIIGAFYLMTIALGFGAAALIGPEEIKAKNPAGNAAAPQLAEYLGGVGTTGGAVMLAVISAVAFATILAVVAGLTLASSSSFAHDIYANVIRKGQATEKEEMSAARWATVAIGIVSIALGAMARDLNVAGLVALAFAVAASANLPTILYSLFWKRFTTQGALWSIYGGLASSVVLVLFSPVVSGKASSMFPDVDFAWFPLENPGLISIPLGFLLGWVGSVLSKEEPDKGKYAELEVKSLTGTGAH; from the coding sequence ATGAGCGCTGCGTACGCATCGCACCCCGTGATCCAGCTCGCCGCGTCGTCGTCGACGGCCGAACACCGGCCGCTGATCATCACGCTCTTCGCCGTCTTCGTCGCCGCGACCCTGGGCATCACCGTCTGGGCCGGCCGGCAGACCAAGAGCGCGTCGGACTTCTACGCGGGCGGGCGGCAGTTCACCGCCTTCCAGAACGGCCTCGCGGTCTCCGGCGACTACATGTCGGCGGCGTCCTTCCTCGGTATCGCCGGCGCCATCGCCCTCTTCGGCTACGACGGCTTCCTCTACTCCATCGGCTTCCTCGTCGCCTGGCTCGTCGCCCTGCTGCTCGTCGCCGAACCCCTGCGCAACTCGGGCCGCTACACCATGGGCGACGTCCTCGCCTACCGGATGCGCCAGCGGCCGGTGCGCACCGCCGCCGGTGTCTCCACCATCGTCGTGTCGATCTTCTACCTGCTGGCCCAGATGGCGGGCGCGGGCGTCCTCGTCTCGCTGCTGCTCGGCATCACCAGCGACGCGGGCAAGGTCCTGATCGTGGCGCTGGTCGGCGTCCTCATGATCGTCTACGTCACGATCGGCGGGATGAAGGGCACCACCTGGGTGCAGATGGTCAAGGCCGTGCTGCTCATCGCGGGCGCCCTGCTGATGACGCTCATGGTGCTGTGGAAGTTCGACTTCAACGTCTCCGACCTGCTCGGCACCGCTGCGGAGAAGAGCGGTCACGGCGCGGCCTTCCTGGAGCCCGGCCTCAAATACGGCGCGACGGACGTGTCGAAGCTGGACTTCATCTCCCTCGGCATCGCGCTCGTCCTCGGCACCGCCGGACTCCCGCACATCCTGATCCGCTTCTACACCGTCCCGACCGCCAAGGCCGCCCGTAAGTCCGTGAACTGGGCCATCGGCATCATCGGTGCGTTCTACCTGATGACGATCGCCCTGGGCTTCGGCGCCGCGGCGCTCATCGGACCCGAGGAGATCAAGGCGAAGAACCCCGCAGGGAACGCGGCCGCACCGCAGCTGGCCGAGTACCTCGGAGGGGTCGGCACCACCGGGGGAGCCGTCATGCTCGCCGTCATCTCGGCGGTGGCCTTCGCCACGATCCTCGCCGTCGTCGCGGGCCTGACCCTCGCCTCCTCGTCCTCCTTCGCCCACGACATCTACGCCAACGTCATCCGCAAGGGGCAGGCCACCGAGAAGGAGGAGATGAGCGCGGCCCGCTGGGCCACCGTCGCGATCGGCATCGTCTCCATCGCACTCGGTGCCATGGCGCGCGACCTGAACGTCGCGGGACTCGTGGCCCTCGCCTTCGCCGTGGCCGCGTCGGCCAACCTGCCGACCATCCTCTACAGCCTCTTCTGGAAGCGCTTCACCACCCAGGGCGCCCTCTGGTCGATCTACGGCGGCCTCGCCTCGTCCGTCGTCCTGGTGCTGTTCTCCCCGGTCGTCTCCGGGAAGGCCAGCTCGATGTTCCCCGACGTGGACTTCGCCTGGTTCCCCCTGGAGAACCCCGGCCTCATCTCCATCCCCCTGGGCTTCCTGCTCGGCTGGGTCGGCTCGGTCCTCTCGAAGGAGGAGCCGGACAAGGGCAAGTACGCCGAACTCGAGGTCAAGTCCCTCACCGGCACCGGGGCGCACTGA